In Miscanthus floridulus cultivar M001 chromosome 5, ASM1932011v1, whole genome shotgun sequence, one genomic interval encodes:
- the LOC136553247 gene encoding D-amino-acid transaminase, chloroplastic-like yields MGSYMQGDEEVPVYESGAEVLQKVQEKWAAASRPPPYPAMYSSVFGGIILDPAMMVLPIDDHMVHRGHGVFDTAMILDGALYELDAHLDRFLRSAAAARVGTPPFPRDALRRILIQMTAASGCRRGSIRYWLSSGPGDFLLSSRGCPTPAFYGVVIASEYDQCGRDGVRAVTATVPMKPPQFATMKNVNYLPNVLSIMDAEDRGAFASVWVDEEGYVAEGPMVNVAFVTPDKHLVLPAFDKILGGCTAKRVLALAPRLVESGLLAGVSTRNIRAEDAKRSVEMAFVGSGLPVLPVVEWDGKPIGDGKVGPLMQALSDLLWEDMRSGPDRIPVPYKQ; encoded by the exons GTGCTGCAGAAGGTGCAAGAGAAATGGGCGGCGGCGTCCAGGCCGCCGCCGTACCCGGCCATGTACTCGAGCGTGTTCGGCGGCATCATCCTGGACCCGGCCATGATGGTGCTCCCCATCGACGACCACATGGTGCACCGGGGCCACGGCGTGTTCGACACGGCCATGATCCTGGACGGCGCCCTGTACGAGCTGGACGCGCACCTGGACCGCTTCCTCCgctccgccgccgcggcgcgcgtGGGCACGCCCCCGTTCCCGCGCGACGCGCTGCGGCGCATCCTGATCCAGATGACGGCCGCCTCGGGGTGCCGCAGGGGCTCCATCCGCTACTGGCTCAGCTCCGGGCCCGGGGACTTCCTGCTCTCCTCCAGGGGCTGCCCGACGCCGGCCTTCTACGGCGTGGTGATCGCGTCGGAGTACGACCAGTGCGGGCGCGACGGGGTGCGCGCCGTCACGGCGACGGTGCCCATGAAGCCGCCGCAGTTCGCCACCATGAAGAACGTCAACTACCTGCCCAACGTGCTGTCCATCATGGACGCCGAGGACCGCGGCGCCTTCGCGTCCGTGTGGGTGGACGAGGAGGGGTACGTCGCCGAGGGGCCCATGGTGAACGTGGCGTTCGTCACGCCGGACAAGCACCTCGTGCTCCCGGCCTTCGACAAGATCCTCGGCGGGTGCACCGCCAAGAGGGTGCTCGCGCTGGCGCCCAGGCTCGTGGAGTCCGGCCTGCTCGCCGGCGTCAGCACCAGGAACATCAGGGCCGAGGATGCCAAGCGCAGCGTGGAGATGGCGTTCGTCGGCAGCGGCCTCCCCGTGCTGCCCGTCGTCGAGTGGGACGGCAAACCCATCGGTGACG GGAAGGTTGGGCCGCTGATGCAGGCGCTGTCTGATCTGCTGTGGGAGGACATGAGGTCTGGCCCCGACAGGATCCCCGTTCCATACAAGCAGTAG